Proteins encoded within one genomic window of Armatimonadota bacterium:
- a CDS encoding NHL repeat-containing protein, with protein sequence MKLRLGAFALLCTLSTVKTFAAPFDAGAQPDFREYFSITGYGANTRFTEPSALALDERNRLIYIADQKAGVVSAFSLQGVAKFQYGAANGLKAPIGLAVDRAGDVFVSENDGGPIKIIDSKGEVSTLELPDDKGYGKDPPKTGRIAIDRDDNLCVVDRANCQVFVFDKDRKFKLKFGGVGDKRGQFKLIQDVAFDKQGRIYVTDAVGTAVQVFDRNGAYIYGFGAHGEADDAVSFPAGVFVDRHDQVWVVDKPRHSLKVFNRSGLFLRSFGAYGQGEGSLFYPVAAAQDALGRVYVLEFGARRLQVFTLNRPFEPFS encoded by the coding sequence GTGAAGCTTCGGCTGGGCGCGTTCGCCCTGCTTTGCACCCTCAGCACCGTAAAGACGTTCGCCGCACCGTTTGATGCTGGAGCGCAACCGGATTTCCGCGAGTATTTCAGCATTACCGGTTACGGCGCCAATACGCGGTTCACCGAGCCATCGGCTCTGGCGCTGGACGAACGCAACCGCCTCATTTACATTGCCGACCAGAAGGCGGGCGTCGTGAGCGCCTTCAGCCTCCAGGGTGTTGCGAAGTTCCAGTATGGAGCGGCAAATGGGTTGAAGGCGCCCATCGGATTGGCGGTGGACCGCGCCGGCGATGTTTTCGTCTCGGAGAACGACGGCGGCCCTATCAAGATCATCGATTCTAAGGGCGAGGTCAGCACCCTGGAATTGCCGGACGACAAGGGATATGGGAAAGACCCGCCGAAAACAGGACGGATAGCGATAGACCGCGATGACAACCTTTGCGTGGTTGACCGCGCAAATTGCCAGGTGTTTGTGTTCGACAAAGATCGAAAGTTCAAGCTGAAATTCGGTGGAGTGGGGGACAAGCGCGGGCAATTCAAGCTGATCCAGGATGTCGCCTTTGACAAACAGGGCAGGATTTACGTTACGGATGCCGTTGGAACGGCCGTTCAGGTATTCGATCGAAATGGCGCCTATATCTACGGCTTCGGCGCTCACGGCGAGGCGGACGATGCCGTTTCCTTCCCGGCGGGCGTATTCGTGGACCGGCATGACCAGGTGTGGGTTGTGGATAAGCCGCGGCATAGCCTGAAGGTGTTCAACCGGTCGGGCTTGTTTCTGAGATCGTTTGGCGCCTATGGCCAGGGCGAAGGCAGTTTGTTTTACCCCGTCGCCGCGGCGCAAGACGCATTGGGGCGAGTGTACGTGCTGGAGTTTGGGGCGCGAAGGCTTCAGGTCTTCACCCTCAACCGGCCCTTTGAACCGTTTAGTTAG
- a CDS encoding cytochrome c3 family protein, which yields MLRRNNSLSLITLAVLAACLLATGAVRAGEYHGPLQNTCSDCHTAHASVRGQTWTPTPHLLKNSNGEVSLCMSCHDGTDPQAPDIVASGTASNPTDTVTTLYTSKFGSSAGFFQSDYLTASSPYGHDLAPAFSVSAPLSSGYTKSGGLTCADCHDVHGNDNYRNLLPDPNPAHPGSYSIVIGTQVKETTPVNAQNPNPAVAYDTANVSLYVNNNINAWCTDCHDLLAANSAGSAPAHFRGHPTDVQIGGIGKHTDSANWISPGSGPNTGFGSDVNDSIPGIPRVRYGSPTGSNTIAGSTDTVSCLSCHKAHGSKYKQATVWPLQQAGADMISGCQQCHFK from the coding sequence GTGTTGCGACGGAATAACAGCCTCTCCCTGATCACGTTGGCGGTACTGGCAGCTTGCCTGCTGGCCACGGGCGCCGTCCGGGCTGGCGAGTATCACGGGCCGCTGCAGAATACGTGTTCCGACTGCCACACCGCCCATGCCAGCGTGCGCGGGCAAACGTGGACGCCCACACCGCATCTTCTCAAGAACTCCAATGGAGAGGTTTCGCTCTGCATGAGCTGCCACGACGGAACCGACCCGCAGGCTCCCGATATTGTGGCTTCCGGCACCGCGAGCAACCCTACGGACACGGTGACCACGTTGTACACCAGCAAATTTGGGTCAAGCGCGGGGTTCTTCCAGAGCGACTACCTTACGGCCAGTTCCCCGTACGGTCACGACCTGGCGCCGGCGTTTTCGGTCAGCGCTCCGTTGTCCTCCGGCTACACGAAAAGCGGCGGGCTCACCTGTGCGGATTGTCACGACGTGCACGGAAACGACAATTACAGGAACCTGCTGCCCGACCCGAATCCCGCGCATCCGGGGTCATACAGCATCGTCATCGGCACGCAAGTGAAAGAGACGACGCCTGTAAACGCGCAAAACCCGAACCCCGCGGTGGCGTATGATACGGCGAACGTTTCGCTCTACGTGAACAACAACATCAATGCGTGGTGCACTGATTGTCACGACCTGCTTGCGGCCAACAGCGCCGGCAGCGCGCCCGCGCATTTCCGGGGCCATCCGACCGACGTTCAGATCGGGGGCATCGGCAAGCATACGGACTCCGCCAACTGGATTTCACCCGGCAGCGGGCCGAACACGGGCTTCGGAAGCGATGTGAATGACTCCATTCCCGGCATCCCGCGAGTACGGTACGGATCTCCCACAGGCAGCAACACCATCGCCGGTAGCACCGACACCGTCTCGTGCCTGAGCTGTCACAAGGCCCACGGCAGCAAGTACAAACAAGCCACGGTCTGGCCGCTTCAGCAGGCCGGAGCCGACATGATTTCAGGATGCCAGCAGTGCCATTTCAAATAG
- a CDS encoding tetratricopeptide repeat protein, whose product MKRYLACTALICVLAPALASAAEPLSATDIVTRMRPSIVTLSILDPDKQKSSGSGVFLTASGQILTCFHLISNAKTVSALLPDGTSARVTGVLSSSRAQDWAVLQSDVRNAVPAPRGKPALLRQGDRVYAVGAPAGGPDPEIAEGAVSRIRDTQGAGLYLWTTAPVATGSSGGPVVNANGEVVGIAAFRMPQGDNLVFAIGIGNVESHWKGTERARPFAAASAEIRGNVPVPSPPDDPTEAPRLFADGLAALPGDGATLSEKETAYRSALTFFEKDDRLWPNDVDIRFQVAYCYGALGETAKAIAGFRTVIRLQPLDPIPHFNLGVVLANAGRTGEAIVEYRTAIRLKPDYAMAHNNLGVMLRRLSRNDEAMQEYRTAIRNQSDLAEAHFNLGLALRKAGRADEAVAEYRTAIRFKPGFDAAHFSLGVAHSEAGRTDEAIAEYKEALSANPDYVQAYFGLGNALYLKSRTDDAVTEYAEAIRICPEYSAPCFRRGVDLDDVGCTDDEIELYRATIEVKYDFAEAQYYLGSALSRLGRTDEAITELTTAIRIKPEYANAHLGLGMAYLAKGDHSSALKEYGILKNLDAEKSKALFDLIYPPGVKAHTG is encoded by the coding sequence GTGAAAAGGTATCTTGCCTGCACCGCGCTGATCTGTGTTCTCGCGCCTGCCCTCGCTTCCGCAGCCGAACCGCTGTCCGCCACCGATATCGTCACTCGCATGCGTCCCAGCATCGTGACACTCAGTATTCTGGACCCGGATAAGCAGAAATCCTCCGGCAGCGGAGTGTTCCTCACCGCCTCGGGGCAGATACTGACGTGTTTTCACCTGATCTCGAACGCCAAGACCGTTTCCGCGTTGCTGCCGGATGGGACGTCGGCGCGCGTGACGGGCGTTCTTTCATCCAGCCGCGCGCAGGACTGGGCCGTTCTGCAATCCGACGTCCGCAACGCCGTTCCTGCTCCGCGCGGAAAGCCTGCCCTGCTTCGCCAGGGCGATCGCGTTTATGCCGTTGGAGCGCCCGCCGGTGGTCCGGACCCTGAAATCGCGGAAGGGGCTGTGTCCCGGATCCGGGATACGCAGGGCGCCGGGCTGTACCTTTGGACCACCGCACCCGTCGCCACTGGAAGCAGCGGCGGCCCGGTTGTCAATGCGAACGGCGAGGTGGTCGGCATCGCCGCCTTCCGGATGCCCCAGGGAGACAACCTGGTGTTCGCGATCGGGATCGGAAACGTGGAGTCTCATTGGAAGGGGACAGAGCGGGCTCGCCCATTCGCCGCCGCGTCGGCGGAGATCAGAGGAAATGTACCCGTCCCTTCACCGCCGGATGACCCCACGGAGGCGCCAAGGCTGTTCGCGGACGGGCTCGCGGCGCTTCCGGGCGACGGCGCCACGCTGAGCGAGAAGGAAACCGCTTACAGGAGCGCGCTGACGTTCTTCGAAAAGGACGACCGCTTGTGGCCCAATGACGTGGATATCAGGTTCCAGGTGGCTTACTGCTACGGCGCTCTTGGAGAGACGGCGAAGGCGATTGCGGGCTTTCGAACGGTTATCCGATTGCAGCCGCTCGACCCGATACCGCATTTCAACCTGGGTGTCGTATTGGCTAACGCCGGCCGCACCGGCGAGGCGATCGTGGAGTATCGCACGGCCATACGCCTCAAGCCGGATTACGCGATGGCTCACAATAACCTGGGCGTGATGCTCCGGCGACTCTCGCGCAATGACGAAGCAATGCAGGAATACCGGACAGCAATCCGCAACCAGTCCGACCTCGCGGAAGCGCATTTCAACCTCGGCCTGGCGCTGCGCAAAGCCGGACGGGCGGACGAAGCCGTCGCCGAATATCGTACCGCCATCCGCTTCAAACCCGGATTCGACGCAGCCCACTTCAGCCTGGGCGTGGCGCACAGTGAAGCCGGGCGCACCGATGAGGCGATCGCCGAGTACAAAGAGGCTCTCAGCGCAAATCCGGATTACGTGCAGGCTTATTTCGGCCTGGGCAACGCCCTTTACCTCAAGAGTCGGACGGACGATGCGGTTACCGAGTACGCCGAGGCGATCCGGATCTGCCCTGAGTATTCGGCGCCGTGCTTCCGCCGCGGCGTCGATCTCGACGACGTTGGCTGTACGGATGACGAAATCGAACTGTACCGGGCGACGATCGAGGTCAAATATGACTTCGCGGAAGCCCAGTATTACCTCGGAAGCGCCCTGAGCCGACTGGGGCGCACCGATGAGGCGATCACGGAGCTTACGACGGCTATTCGGATCAAGCCGGAGTATGCGAACGCACACCTGGGGTTGGGCATGGCGTATCTGGCGAAGGGCGATCATTCTTCCGCCTTGAAGGAATACGGCATTCTGAAGAATCTCGACGCGGAGAAATCGAAGGCGCTGTTCGACCTTATCTATCCGCCGGGCGTCAAAGCGCACACGGGCTAG
- a CDS encoding NHL repeat-containing protein, giving the protein MSTHRTIVAAVGIALMAMAAGSRRAFADGEIPMRYLYASYGFSSVQRFSRPSGLFYDSKRSELYVADSGHGQIVILDKKGMPIIKIPHYVVDPVTGNRNPGEPKGVVVQKNGDILIIDNQCTYLDVLDFQGRSVRKVWPAELLGQPKGKIQPRCLALDPAGNVYLGLTGGDKEIMVLTPDLKLKTTMGVESKADWIPDSKGVPTSDANATATDVSKGVTGLWADKDGIVYASYALGVCVRAYAPDGKQLMAFGTHDAGPQNFSLPAGLITDSTGRLWVVDTLRHVVSVFTIAKSGQTLTPKFLSLAIGGLGQGAGDLSFPSAITGDGGAKIYVAESAGARVQGFQIEPPVSAAPPSQ; this is encoded by the coding sequence ATGAGCACACACCGAACTATCGTCGCGGCGGTGGGGATCGCCCTGATGGCCATGGCCGCCGGTTCCCGCCGCGCGTTCGCGGACGGCGAGATCCCGATGAGGTATCTCTACGCTTCCTACGGCTTTTCGTCCGTGCAGCGGTTTTCCAGGCCCAGCGGCCTGTTTTACGACTCGAAGCGGAGCGAATTGTACGTGGCGGATTCGGGCCACGGCCAGATTGTGATTCTCGACAAAAAGGGCATGCCGATCATCAAGATCCCCCATTACGTCGTCGATCCGGTGACGGGAAATCGCAACCCCGGCGAGCCAAAGGGCGTGGTCGTCCAGAAGAACGGCGATATTCTGATCATCGACAATCAGTGCACCTATCTGGACGTGCTCGATTTCCAGGGCCGTTCCGTCCGAAAGGTCTGGCCGGCGGAGTTGCTGGGCCAGCCGAAAGGGAAGATTCAACCACGCTGCCTGGCGCTTGATCCGGCCGGCAACGTGTATTTGGGACTGACCGGCGGCGACAAGGAAATCATGGTGCTCACCCCGGACCTCAAATTGAAGACCACGATGGGCGTCGAGTCCAAAGCAGACTGGATTCCGGACTCCAAAGGCGTGCCGACCTCCGATGCCAACGCAACGGCGACCGACGTATCCAAAGGCGTCACGGGTTTATGGGCCGACAAGGATGGCATCGTGTACGCCTCTTACGCGTTGGGGGTTTGCGTCCGGGCCTACGCGCCGGACGGGAAGCAGCTCATGGCCTTCGGCACGCATGATGCAGGCCCGCAGAACTTCTCGCTGCCCGCGGGGCTGATCACAGACTCGACGGGCCGCCTCTGGGTTGTGGATACGTTGAGACACGTGGTCTCGGTATTCACAATCGCCAAATCGGGCCAGACCCTCACGCCCAAATTCCTCTCCCTGGCGATCGGCGGACTGGGCCAGGGGGCGGGCGATCTGTCATTCCCGAGCGCCATCACGGGTGACGGGGGGGCAAAGATATACGTCGCGGAGTCCGCGGGCGCCCGGGTGCAGGGGTTTCAGATTGAGCCCCCGGTAAGCGCCGCGCCACCAAGCCAATAA
- a CDS encoding PEP-CTERM sorting domain-containing protein (PEP-CTERM proteins occur, often in large numbers, in the proteomes of bacteria that also encode an exosortase, a predicted intramembrane cysteine proteinase. The presence of a PEP-CTERM domain at a protein's C-terminus predicts cleavage within the sorting domain, followed by covalent anchoring to some some component of the (usually Gram-negative) cell surface. Many PEP-CTERM proteins exhibit an unusual sequence composition that includes large numbers of potential glycosylation sites. Expression of one such protein has been shown restore the ability of a bacterium to form floc, a type of biofilm.) yields the protein MKCNRLVWSAVIAASVSGSLLLGAMPAKAGTVALWRFENGPADAPVAHLSGVNGQWSADVADSSGNGNALSVWSTGGGGGYAYKSDVPFSTVPQTGAPNNFSVKNTGGGPAMWNNTLRGWTPSAFTIEASFKPENGGWRTLVGRDSRGAGTQPGANPDESALYFQIRPDNSVAMTFEDVMGFRHSAGSVAGLIHGFDWPSDHDGLKGTWYSMAGVSDGAMLSLYLKDVSAGTGYQLVAQTDMTLSGSTNTAFTAGLGSAGDWTAGDFSVGRGLYAGGHGDRAYGFIDEVRLSDTALTRDQFTSVPEPGSLALLLVGALPLLRRRQSAR from the coding sequence ATGAAATGCAATCGGTTGGTTTGGTCTGCGGTCATCGCGGCATCTGTCTCGGGTTCGCTTCTTCTTGGGGCGATGCCGGCGAAGGCAGGCACGGTGGCCCTCTGGCGGTTTGAGAACGGTCCGGCGGATGCGCCGGTGGCCCATCTTTCGGGCGTTAACGGCCAATGGTCTGCCGATGTAGCGGACAGCTCCGGCAACGGCAACGCCCTGTCGGTCTGGAGCACGGGTGGCGGCGGCGGTTATGCGTACAAGAGCGATGTGCCGTTTTCCACCGTTCCCCAGACAGGCGCTCCCAATAACTTCAGCGTGAAAAACACGGGCGGCGGCCCGGCCATGTGGAACAACACCCTGCGCGGCTGGACTCCCTCCGCGTTCACGATTGAAGCCTCCTTCAAACCCGAAAACGGTGGCTGGCGCACCCTCGTCGGCCGCGACAGCCGGGGCGCCGGAACACAGCCGGGCGCCAACCCGGACGAGTCGGCGCTGTATTTCCAGATCCGCCCGGACAACAGCGTTGCCATGACATTCGAGGACGTCATGGGATTCCGTCATTCGGCCGGCTCGGTCGCCGGATTGATACACGGGTTCGATTGGCCCTCGGATCATGACGGCCTCAAAGGGACGTGGTACAGCATGGCCGGCGTCAGTGACGGCGCCATGTTGTCGCTCTACCTGAAAGACGTCTCGGCGGGGACCGGTTACCAGTTGGTCGCCCAGACGGACATGACGCTGTCCGGCAGCACAAACACGGCGTTTACCGCGGGTTTGGGCAGTGCAGGCGACTGGACCGCGGGAGACTTCTCCGTGGGCCGCGGACTGTACGCCGGCGGGCACGGTGACCGCGCATACGGTTTCATTGATGAAGTTCGCCTGTCGGATACCGCACTGACTCGGGACCAGTTCACCTCCGTCCCGGAACCCGGCTCATTGGCGCTGCTCCTCGTGGGCGCATTGCCGCTGCTTCGCCGCCGCCAGTCGGCGCGCTAA
- a CDS encoding redox-sensing transcriptional repressor Rex — protein MVRLTGASKQRDRIGLKLRKTSLLHTIDRALSGTGQWSLGTPDSAWRNGDQREAFTARRPRKTLYPLELYNVFGVRAIAGRLPPRGNSAITYVCSGRKVLLAGLCEIGYNVFVSESGLNYSYRRVIEVLSLEERSRCGLFDCSNCKYRRQATCPGCDRGNLYLEQWGRTPCQIYACASARGIQDCSVCTTIVCSLRVNLHNICPLRSGSEDKSHWIWRIARYLEDKGTPCHDRPSVPLKTLMRLRWYAATLDSFSDQGIEIISSRELGDQVGVGAAMVRKDLSCFGETGRPGIGYNVAFLRERIHKLFDQHTCLVAWIGAEWLTNVYAMFDSTLDLNFRVVAAFDPRPEWIGKKIGDWDIRPLSDLKTLLGEGSIDGVVLAIPENARGIADFLIEAGVKGILNLTSVTLTPPPHVNVRQVDMIGEMMALAMKVRSDDTVVSAPIRRHHLRRHVELRQSS, from the coding sequence ATGGTAAGGCTCACCGGCGCAAGCAAACAAAGAGACAGAATAGGCCTGAAATTGCGCAAAACTTCGCTCCTGCATACGATAGACCGGGCCTTATCGGGAACCGGTCAGTGGTCGCTGGGTACGCCTGATTCCGCGTGGCGCAATGGCGATCAACGCGAGGCCTTCACGGCGCGGCGGCCCCGGAAAACATTGTACCCTCTTGAACTATACAACGTCTTCGGAGTCCGCGCAATAGCAGGGCGCCTGCCGCCACGGGGGAATTCGGCGATTACTTACGTATGTTCAGGCCGAAAAGTACTCCTTGCTGGACTTTGTGAAATAGGGTATAATGTTTTCGTCAGTGAATCGGGGCTCAATTATTCGTACAGGCGGGTCATCGAGGTTTTGTCGTTGGAAGAGCGTTCACGATGTGGCTTGTTCGATTGCAGCAACTGCAAGTATCGCCGGCAGGCTACTTGCCCGGGATGCGATCGGGGCAATCTTTACTTGGAGCAGTGGGGTCGCACCCCGTGCCAGATCTACGCCTGCGCGAGCGCCAGGGGTATTCAGGATTGCAGCGTCTGTACCACCATCGTTTGCTCTCTTCGGGTGAATCTCCATAACATATGCCCGTTGCGCAGTGGATCGGAAGATAAGTCACATTGGATCTGGCGGATCGCCCGCTATCTCGAAGACAAGGGGACACCGTGCCACGATCGTCCCAGCGTTCCGCTCAAGACACTGATGCGCCTTCGCTGGTATGCTGCGACGTTGGATTCATTCTCCGACCAGGGGATAGAGATAATCTCTTCGCGCGAACTGGGGGATCAGGTGGGAGTTGGCGCCGCGATGGTGCGGAAGGACCTTTCCTGCTTCGGAGAAACCGGTAGGCCGGGGATCGGCTACAACGTTGCGTTTCTGCGGGAGAGAATTCACAAACTTTTTGACCAGCACACCTGTCTGGTTGCTTGGATTGGGGCCGAATGGCTGACCAATGTGTATGCGATGTTCGACTCCACCCTGGATCTGAATTTCCGCGTGGTGGCAGCGTTCGATCCCAGACCTGAATGGATCGGAAAGAAGATCGGCGATTGGGATATTCGTCCGTTAAGTGATCTGAAGACGCTGTTAGGCGAAGGAAGCATCGACGGAGTTGTGCTGGCGATTCCGGAAAACGCCAGGGGCATCGCGGATTTTCTGATCGAGGCCGGCGTGAAAGGTATTTTGAACCTCACCTCGGTGACGTTGACGCCGCCACCCCACGTGAATGTGCGACAGGTTGACATGATCGGCGAGATGATGGCGCTCGCTATGAAGGTCAGAAGTGACGACACCGTGGTCTCTGCGCCTATCCGCAGGCATCACTTGAGAAGACACGTTGAACTTCGGCAGAGTTCATAA
- a CDS encoding cytochrome c family protein: protein MKKLLCGFVLFLVSANGVVIGAQSTSKYAGVDNCKMCHPDIYNDWAKSRHAESFDLLVNVGKEKSAECLPCHSTGYGKGGFIDEATTPLLKGTTCESCHGPGAAHMGDKTKIQRVPSGSTCAACHQKTNIHMIPPK from the coding sequence GTGAAGAAACTGCTGTGTGGGTTCGTTCTATTTCTGGTATCCGCGAATGGCGTCGTCATTGGCGCGCAGAGCACCAGCAAGTACGCCGGCGTAGACAACTGCAAAATGTGCCACCCCGACATTTACAACGACTGGGCTAAATCTCGCCACGCGGAAAGCTTCGACCTCCTGGTCAACGTCGGAAAAGAGAAGAGCGCGGAGTGCTTGCCGTGCCATTCCACCGGTTACGGCAAGGGCGGTTTTATAGACGAGGCGACCACTCCGTTGCTGAAGGGCACAACGTGTGAAAGCTGCCACGGCCCCGGCGCCGCCCATATGGGTGACAAAACGAAGATTCAGCGCGTGCCGTCAGGCAGCACCTGCGCCGCCTGCCATCAGAAGACGAATATCCATATGATCCCGCCGAAATAA
- a CDS encoding cytochrome c3 family protein: MTTSGKTSRAVRSAILGVGLFLASVTPIRAQAAPRGAGAPAVAKPPTPPAPAAPAYVGSGACKNCHAAAVDAWSKSAHGKSLTKDGLPAELNACEACHGPAGAHVASPGTRKLRVINADDPKAANAVCGTCHFKNEASKAPAEWQNIPGRYFAGSQHGRKNLACVSCHTGHPNGNDKQLIKPAPQLCLGCHAKVLESSPGKTAAYTHSPVAKGQCLTCHDPHGTPDHNMVIPDVQQKCIQCHDPKTPAILTAHQGYPIAESKCAQCHDPHSHNQKASLVKTKAHMPFKQGKCEICHTKPVTGQPIGLVKPANELCMTCHPASVITPAGEHAHVPAKEGLCTTCHDPHVSNQKALMKARPAYTCFTCHSKIETDTVAEHRHKVLDTDLDCMMCHKPHSSPQPKLLVDDEISMCGKCHKHSFSHPIGKKADGTIVLNPINGDPMTCSSCHDIHGSKFEAMTIADKSRDLCILCHTGVAS, from the coding sequence ATGACGACATCAGGTAAGACATCTCGGGCGGTCCGAAGTGCGATTCTCGGCGTTGGGCTATTCCTGGCGTCCGTGACGCCTATCAGGGCTCAGGCGGCGCCCCGCGGCGCCGGCGCTCCGGCGGTGGCCAAGCCCCCCACGCCTCCCGCACCCGCGGCGCCGGCTTACGTCGGCAGCGGGGCGTGCAAGAACTGCCATGCGGCCGCCGTCGATGCCTGGTCCAAATCCGCCCACGGCAAGTCTCTGACGAAGGATGGCCTGCCGGCGGAATTGAACGCCTGTGAGGCGTGTCACGGTCCCGCCGGCGCTCACGTCGCTTCGCCCGGAACCAGGAAACTCCGCGTCATCAATGCGGATGACCCCAAGGCCGCCAACGCGGTTTGCGGGACGTGCCACTTCAAGAACGAAGCGTCGAAAGCTCCCGCGGAATGGCAGAATATCCCCGGCCGGTATTTCGCCGGCAGCCAGCACGGAAGAAAGAACCTGGCGTGCGTCTCGTGTCACACCGGGCATCCGAACGGGAATGACAAGCAGCTGATCAAGCCGGCGCCGCAACTTTGTCTGGGCTGCCACGCCAAGGTCCTGGAAAGCTCACCGGGCAAAACCGCCGCCTATACCCATTCGCCGGTGGCCAAGGGGCAGTGCCTGACCTGCCACGACCCGCACGGAACCCCGGACCACAACATGGTCATCCCGGACGTCCAGCAGAAATGCATCCAGTGCCACGATCCGAAGACCCCGGCGATCCTCACCGCTCATCAGGGCTATCCGATTGCCGAATCCAAATGCGCCCAGTGCCACGATCCGCACTCGCACAACCAGAAGGCCAGCCTGGTCAAGACCAAAGCGCACATGCCTTTCAAGCAGGGGAAGTGCGAAATCTGCCACACCAAGCCCGTAACGGGACAGCCAATCGGACTCGTCAAGCCCGCGAATGAGCTTTGCATGACCTGCCACCCCGCATCGGTTATCACTCCGGCCGGTGAGCACGCTCATGTTCCGGCCAAGGAAGGGCTCTGTACGACGTGTCACGACCCCCATGTGTCCAACCAGAAGGCTCTGATGAAGGCTCGTCCGGCGTACACGTGCTTCACGTGTCATAGCAAGATCGAGACAGACACGGTAGCGGAGCATCGGCACAAGGTGCTGGATACCGATCTGGATTGCATGATGTGCCACAAGCCGCACAGTTCGCCGCAGCCGAAGCTGCTGGTCGATGATGAGATATCCATGTGCGGAAAGTGCCATAAGCACTCGTTCTCGCACCCGATCGGCAAGAAGGCCGACGGTACCATCGTTCTCAACCCGATAAACGGCGACCCGATGACTTGCTCATCGTGCCACGATATTCACGGCTCCAAGTTTGAAGCCATGACCATAGCCGACAAATCCAGGGACCTGTGTATCCTCTGCCACACGGGGGTCGCGAGCTAA